In Methanoregula sp., a single genomic region encodes these proteins:
- a CDS encoding UPF0058 family protein, whose protein sequence is MQKEELLHLHMLMIHIKKYYEGITNEEIGTERYASLEISPVHIHKDKKAHKDALLTLGDEIVSHIHGKPLPVVNYSSETASQKVAAEH, encoded by the coding sequence GTGCAAAAAGAAGAGTTGCTACATTTACATATGCTTATGATTCACATCAAGAAGTATTACGAAGGCATCACCAACGAGGAGATCGGGACAGAACGTTATGCCTCGCTGGAAATCTCTCCTGTTCATATTCATAAAGACAAAAAAGCCCACAAAGACGCTCTCCTCACGCTCGGGGATGAGATTGTTTCCCATATCCACGGCAAACCGCTGCCTGTGGTGAACTATTCTTCAGAGACTGCATCGCAAAAAGTTGCGGCAGAACATTAA